A region of Lathamus discolor isolate bLatDis1 chromosome 14, bLatDis1.hap1, whole genome shotgun sequence DNA encodes the following proteins:
- the RPL23A gene encoding large ribosomal subunit protein uL23, with product MAPKAKKEAVPPKTEAKAKALKAKKAVLKGVHSHKKKKIRTSPTFRRPKTLRLRRQPKYPRKSAPRRNKLDHYAIIKFPLTTESAMKKIEDNNTLVFIVDVKANKHQIKQAVKKLYDIDVAKVNTLIRPDGEKKAYVRLAPDYDALDVANKIGII from the exons ATGGCGCCCAAGGCGAAGAAGGAGG CTGTGCCTCCGAAGACAGAGGCGAAGGCGAAGGCGCTGAAGGCCAAGAAGGCTGTCCTGAAGGGGGTCCACAGCCACAAGAAGAAGAAGATCCGCACATCGCCCACCTTCCGCAGGCCCAAGACTCTGCGGCTGCGGCGGCAGCCCAAGTACCCCCGGAAGAGTGCCCCACGGAGAAACAA GCTGGACCATTATGCCATTATCAAGTTCCCTTTGACCACAGAGTCTGCTATGAAGAAGATAGAGGATAATAACACCCTTGTTTTCATCGTGGATGTCAAGGCAAACAAGCACCAGATCAAACAGGCTGTCAAGAAGCTTTACGATATTGATGTGGCCAAGGTCAACACATTGATTAG GCCTGATGGAGAGAAGAAGGCTTACGTCCGACTGGCTCCAGATTACGATGCGCTGGA